One window from the genome of Oscillospiraceae bacterium encodes:
- the rsmH gene encoding 16S rRNA (cytosine(1402)-N(4))-methyltransferase RsmH, with amino-acid sequence MEFKHVSVLLQECIDGLAITQDGTYVDATMGGAGHSRKICEHLSENGMFIGVDRDEEAFAVATNRLADTKCKKQFIRSDFRNISDYVCTPVDGILADLGVSSYQLDNKDRGFSYREDAPLDMRMDQTSPFSAKTVVNTYSFQQLANIISTYGEEKFAASIAKNIVKQREIKEIETTGELIEIIRRSMPAKSLREKHPAKRTFQAIRIEVNGELESLKQGLESFFKLLNPGGRMCIITFHSLEDRIVKEYFKSLVNVCTCPPEFPVCVCGKKPMAKIITRKPILPSPEELEQNPRSKSAKLRIIEKL; translated from the coding sequence ATGGAATTCAAACATGTAAGCGTGTTACTCCAAGAATGTATCGACGGGCTGGCAATCACCCAAGACGGTACTTACGTAGATGCTACAATGGGCGGTGCAGGTCACTCCCGAAAAATATGCGAACACCTCTCCGAAAACGGAATGTTCATCGGGGTGGACAGAGACGAAGAAGCCTTTGCTGTTGCAACAAATCGTTTGGCTGATACCAAGTGCAAAAAACAATTCATCCGTTCCGACTTTCGAAATATCAGCGATTATGTTTGCACTCCTGTGGATGGCATTTTAGCCGACTTAGGAGTTTCCTCCTATCAGCTGGACAACAAGGACCGTGGCTTTTCCTACCGGGAAGATGCTCCCTTGGATATGCGAATGGATCAGACCTCCCCGTTTTCCGCTAAAACCGTGGTAAACACCTATTCTTTCCAGCAGCTTGCCAACATCATCTCCACATACGGCGAAGAAAAATTTGCCGCAAGCATCGCAAAAAACATTGTAAAACAACGAGAAATCAAAGAAATCGAGACTACCGGAGAGCTGATTGAAATTATCCGTCGCTCCATGCCGGCAAAAAGTCTTCGGGAAAAACATCCCGCCAAACGAACCTTTCAAGCAATCCGTATTGAAGTAAACGGTGAGCTGGAATCCCTAAAACAAGGGCTTGAGAGTTTTTTCAAACTGTTAAATCCCGGCGGAAGAATGTGCATCATCACATTTCACTCCTTAGAAGACAGAATCGTAAAAGAATATTTTAAAAGTCTTGTGAACGTTTGCACCTGTCCTCCTGAATTTCCGGTGTGCGTGTGCGGTAAAAAGCCTATGGCAAAAATCATCACAAGAAAACCGATTCTTCCCTCACCCGAAGAACTGGAACAAAATCCAAGAAGCAAATCCGCAAAACTAAGAATTATCGAAAAACTTTAG
- the mraZ gene encoding division/cell wall cluster transcriptional repressor MraZ: MFYGQAKHSIDAKGRVILPSKYRENLGESFFVLRGFEKCLFVYTQEDYKELEAKIKALPISNDGGRLQRYIFNYTELVTADKQGRFVIPPGLREFAGLNKDIIIAGASSRIEIWDVEEYEKYEKQTEDEPQKLSEILNIFGI, translated from the coding sequence ATGTTTTACGGTCAGGCGAAACATTCCATAGATGCCAAAGGCAGAGTAATACTTCCATCCAAATACCGTGAGAATTTGGGTGAAAGTTTTTTCGTGCTTCGCGGCTTTGAAAAATGCCTGTTTGTTTACACCCAGGAAGACTACAAAGAACTGGAAGCAAAAATTAAAGCACTTCCCATCTCCAACGATGGCGGCAGACTTCAGCGATACATCTTTAACTACACTGAGCTGGTTACCGCAGATAAGCAAGGCAGATTTGTAATTCCGCCCGGTCTTCGGGAATTTGCAGGATTAAACAAAGATATTATTATCGCAGGTGCTTCCTCCAGAATTGAAATCTGGGATGTTGAAGAATACGAAAAATATGAAAAGCAGACCGAGGACGAACCTCAGAAGCTTTCTGAAATTTTGAATATATTTGGAATTTAA
- the malQ gene encoding 4-alpha-glucanotransferase, whose amino-acid sequence MDRKSGVLMHISSLPGEYSIGSFGEEAKQFIDFLKEAGFTYWQVLPFCMADAYNSPYQSYSAFGGNPYFVDLNSLEKKGLLTKVELENAKQKTPYVAEYKRLWEERFLLLKKASSRVADKTEIENFISKNKHLEAFCCFMALKEANNHLPWNEWKTQVYDKDICFAWQMIQYEFFTQWQDIKMYANEKGIKIIGDIPIYVSYDSCDVWDNRSQFQLSEDGIPSKVAGVPPDYFSADGQLWGNPLYDWDVMKEDHYQWWCDRISHMATLFDAIRIDHFRAFESYWAVPFGAKTAKEGSWQDGPRMDFIRTVRDAAGDCQIIAEDLGDITPEVHQLVKDSTFPGMRVFQFGFLSEGDSLHKPHHYPKNSVAYTGTHDNNTLLGYLWELPMHLKEEMLSYCGHEGDWGAGCKSMIRTVLASHADWAILPIQDLLGYGSDTRLNTPGKADGNWQFRITKEQLDSIDKSYWKTLNKRYAR is encoded by the coding sequence ATGGACAGAAAAAGCGGAGTTTTAATGCATATTTCTTCTCTTCCCGGGGAATATTCAATCGGTTCTTTCGGAGAAGAAGCAAAGCAGTTTATTGATTTTTTAAAGGAAGCGGGATTTACTTACTGGCAGGTGCTTCCCTTTTGTATGGCGGATGCCTATAATTCGCCTTATCAATCCTATTCTGCATTTGGCGGAAATCCCTATTTTGTGGACCTGAATTCTTTGGAAAAGAAGGGACTTCTTACCAAAGTTGAGTTGGAAAACGCCAAACAAAAAACGCCTTATGTGGCAGAATATAAACGGCTGTGGGAAGAACGGTTTTTGCTCTTGAAAAAAGCATCTTCCCGAGTAGCAGACAAAACGGAAATAGAAAATTTCATTTCCAAAAATAAACATCTGGAAGCGTTTTGCTGTTTTATGGCACTAAAAGAAGCCAACAACCATTTGCCCTGGAATGAATGGAAAACCCAAGTATATGACAAAGACATTTGTTTCGCCTGGCAGATGATTCAGTATGAATTTTTCACTCAGTGGCAGGATATTAAAATGTATGCCAATGAAAAGGGCATCAAAATCATTGGAGATATTCCCATTTATGTTTCTTACGACAGTTGTGACGTGTGGGATAATCGCAGTCAGTTTCAGTTGTCTGAAGACGGAATCCCCTCTAAAGTGGCAGGAGTTCCGCCTGATTATTTCAGTGCAGACGGTCAGCTTTGGGGAAATCCTTTGTATGACTGGGATGTGATGAAAGAAGATCACTACCAATGGTGGTGTGACCGAATTTCTCATATGGCAACTTTGTTTGACGCCATCCGCATTGACCATTTTCGTGCCTTTGAATCCTATTGGGCGGTTCCCTTTGGTGCCAAAACCGCTAAAGAGGGGAGCTGGCAGGACGGTCCCCGTATGGACTTTATCCGTACTGTTCGGGATGCGGCAGGAGATTGTCAGATTATTGCAGAAGATCTGGGGGATATCACTCCCGAAGTGCATCAGTTGGTGAAAGACAGCACTTTCCCCGGTATGCGAGTGTTCCAATTTGGATTCTTATCCGAAGGAGACAGTTTACATAAACCCCATCATTACCCCAAAAATTCGGTTGCCTATACAGGTACCCACGATAATAACACATTGCTGGGTTATTTGTGGGAATTGCCAATGCATTTAAAAGAAGAAATGCTTTCTTATTGCGGTCACGAGGGGGACTGGGGTGCAGGTTGCAAAAGCATGATTCGTACTGTGCTTGCAAGCCATGCAGACTGGGCAATTCTGCCCATTCAAGACTTATTGGGATACGGTTCGGATACTCGTCTCAATACTCCCGGAAAAGCCGACGGAAACTGGCAATTCCGCATCACAAAAGAACAACTTGATTCTATTGACAAATCCTATTGGAAAACCTTGAATAAACGCTACGCAAGATAA
- a CDS encoding LysR family transcriptional regulator, giving the protein MNTKLDYYRVFSEVAHHGSFSTAAEKLFVSQSAISQCIQQLESDLNTQLFVRSRRGVTLTREGKLLLPKVDNALSSITQGETLLAQLHHLHAGSLMIAAGDTVTTHYLLPYLEKFHTLYPDIRIEMTNSYSAKLVQYVKEGKAELAFVNLPISDEELSVEPCLTVHDVFVCGPDFPKKESYSWKELAEQPLILLEPNSTSRKFVEKEFKKSKVPLSPKIEIAVHDLLIRFASIHLGVSCVVKEFSEESIQNGSVKVLNVEPPLKERSIGCAYLKHNPLSHAAQAFLELIRKKS; this is encoded by the coding sequence ATGAATACCAAACTTGATTATTATCGCGTCTTCTCAGAAGTGGCACATCACGGCTCTTTTTCCACGGCAGCAGAAAAACTGTTTGTGTCTCAGTCTGCCATTTCCCAATGTATTCAACAGTTGGAAAGCGATTTAAACACCCAACTGTTTGTCCGTTCCAGAAGAGGTGTCACCTTAACCCGTGAGGGAAAATTGTTGTTACCCAAGGTAGATAATGCACTTTCCTCCATCACCCAGGGAGAAACGCTTTTGGCTCAGCTTCATCATCTGCATGCAGGTTCTTTGATGATTGCCGCAGGTGACACAGTTACCACACATTATTTATTGCCCTATTTAGAAAAATTTCATACTCTTTATCCCGATATCCGTATCGAAATGACCAATTCTTATTCTGCAAAATTAGTGCAGTATGTAAAAGAAGGAAAGGCAGAACTTGCCTTTGTCAATCTGCCAATTTCTGATGAAGAATTAAGCGTGGAACCTTGTCTTACCGTTCACGACGTGTTTGTCTGCGGTCCCGATTTTCCCAAAAAGGAATCATACTCCTGGAAAGAACTGGCAGAACAGCCGTTAATTTTGTTGGAACCTAACTCCACCTCCCGAAAATTTGTGGAAAAAGAATTCAAAAAATCAAAAGTTCCCCTGTCCCCAAAAATCGAAATTGCGGTACACGATTTACTGATTCGATTTGCTTCCATTCATTTAGGGGTTTCCTGTGTGGTGAAAGAATTTTCCGAAGAAAGCATCCAAAACGGCTCCGTCAAAGTGTTGAATGTGGAACCACCCTTAAAAGAACGCTCCATCGGTTGTGCTTATCTCAAACACAATCCCCTCTCCCACGCCGCACAAGCCTTTTTGGAACTGATACGAAAAAAAAGCTGA